Proteins from a single region of Belliella baltica DSM 15883:
- a CDS encoding sulfite exporter TauE/SafE family protein, producing the protein MQLILVLIGAFIVFILSTLTGGGASLLLMPLVAVVVGIKAVAPVMAVSIGMSSTSKVLLFWKYIDWKLFAWLFPSTIVGSILGASLFASMSSDYLQLLIGLLLVSTIFQFKQKKKPRFKVKAWHFAPMGLVVAFLSGLIGGVGPLMNSAYLNYGISKESLLGTRSANAILLHSTKILSYAYYGYMTGEVLKYGILIGVTSMVAVYFGKLILAKISDNFFRQIVVASMVLSGVLMLWKNWGTVEGLI; encoded by the coding sequence ATGCAATTGATTCTTGTGCTTATCGGTGCATTCATCGTATTTATTTTAAGTACTCTGACTGGAGGAGGGGCAAGTTTACTCTTAATGCCTCTTGTTGCTGTGGTTGTGGGTATAAAAGCCGTCGCTCCAGTCATGGCAGTCAGTATTGGAATGAGCAGCACTTCTAAAGTATTGCTTTTTTGGAAATATATTGATTGGAAGCTATTTGCGTGGCTTTTCCCATCGACAATAGTTGGCTCAATCTTAGGAGCCAGCCTATTTGCTAGCATGTCGAGTGATTATTTACAGCTATTGATAGGACTCTTACTTGTATCTACAATATTTCAATTCAAACAAAAAAAGAAACCAAGATTTAAAGTTAAAGCTTGGCATTTCGCTCCGATGGGCTTAGTCGTAGCATTCCTTTCAGGACTTATAGGAGGGGTTGGGCCTTTGATGAACTCAGCTTATCTCAATTATGGAATCAGCAAAGAGTCATTATTGGGAACAAGGTCTGCAAACGCTATTTTACTCCACAGTACAAAAATCCTCAGTTATGCTTACTATGGCTATATGACAGGTGAGGTTCTCAAATATGGGATTTTGATCGGAGTGACCTCTATGGTTGCTGTGTATTTTGGAAAGCTTATTCTAGCAAAGATCTCAGATAATTTCTTCCGACAAATAGTCGTAGCGAGCATGGTCCTCAGTGGTGTACTGATGCTTTGGAAAAATTGGGGAACTGTCGAAGGACTTATTTAA
- a CDS encoding response regulator gives MNNKILIVEDDAVFCRLLTRFLSRNNFEVMDAQNGRDALELMKLNTFKLAILDYRLPDMNGIDILKKLKESNSDAKSIMITRYGDKDIAAKAINEGADAFVSKPINPDELLEVIKGLRI, from the coding sequence ATGAATAATAAAATATTAATTGTTGAAGACGATGCGGTTTTTTGTAGGCTGCTGACAAGGTTTCTCTCCAGAAATAATTTTGAAGTTATGGATGCTCAAAATGGTCGAGATGCTTTGGAGCTTATGAAATTGAACACCTTCAAATTAGCCATATTAGATTATCGCCTGCCAGATATGAATGGCATAGATATTCTTAAAAAATTAAAAGAATCAAACTCTGATGCAAAATCTATAATGATCACCCGCTACGGAGATAAAGATATAGCTGCAAAAGCCATCAACGAAGGAGCTGATGCATTTGTGTCCAAACCTATCAACCCAGATGAATTACTTGAAG